The proteins below come from a single Cerasicoccus sp. TK19100 genomic window:
- a CDS encoding transglycosylase SLT domain-containing protein — protein MPNIRDLQRSELVLSIFAIVTFAVFFWLARTNHQQILGPEGKYQLWLDIEQAANEGGLKPEFVYAICVAESTLNPRADSGYAKGVMQLSQVAWKEVSDRPYSQAYNPKVNVEVGVAYLNHLKEFLEQNDSFSYPKLAASYRYGPYALKGKDFRVSRMQKPHNKIYQQLFAGNESPVTPPPEPTSEG, from the coding sequence ATGCCCAATATCCGCGACCTCCAGCGCTCCGAGCTTGTCCTGTCGATTTTTGCCATCGTCACTTTTGCTGTGTTCTTCTGGCTCGCGCGGACGAACCATCAGCAAATCCTCGGGCCCGAGGGCAAATACCAACTCTGGCTTGATATCGAGCAGGCGGCCAACGAAGGCGGACTCAAACCGGAGTTTGTTTACGCGATCTGCGTCGCCGAAAGCACGCTCAACCCACGCGCCGACAGCGGCTATGCGAAGGGGGTAATGCAGCTCAGTCAGGTCGCATGGAAAGAGGTCAGCGACCGCCCCTACTCGCAGGCCTACAACCCGAAGGTCAACGTCGAAGTCGGCGTCGCTTACCTGAACCACCTCAAGGAATTCCTGGAGCAAAACGACAGCTTCAGCTACCCAAAGCTCGCGGCCAGCTACCGCTACGGACCGTATGCCTTAAAGGGAAAAGACTTCCGCGTCAGCCGCATGCAGAAGCCGCATAATAAAATTTACCAGCAGCTTTTTGCCGGCAACGAGTCCCCCGTAACACCGCCGCCAGAGCCCACGAGCGAAGGCTAA